In Camarhynchus parvulus chromosome 28, STF_HiC, whole genome shotgun sequence, the following proteins share a genomic window:
- the LONP1 gene encoding lon protease homolog, mitochondrial, with the protein MGTFVQIHEMQDLGDKLRMIVMGHRRIRINKQLEVEPEEPENKQKIRRKQKRSKKEAEEETGAKDQAMELVLDPVAASSKEVLMVEVENVVHEDFQITEEVKALTAEIVKTIRDIIALNPLYRESVLQMMQAGQRVVDNPIYLSDMGAALTGAESHELQDILEETSIPKRLYKALSLLKKEYELSKLQQRLGREVEEKIKQTHRKYLLQEQLKIIKKELGLEKEDKDAIEEKFRERLKELVVPKHVMDVIDEELNKLGLLDNHSSEFNVTRNYLDWLTSIPWGKCSEENLELARAQAVLEEDHYGMDDVKKRILEFIAVSQLRGSTQGKILCFYGPPGVGKTSIARSIARALNREYFRFSVGGMTDVAEIKGHRRTYVGAMPGKIIQCLKKTKTENPLILIDEVDKIGRGYQGDPSSALLELLDPEQNSNFLDHYLDVPVDLSKVLFICTANVTETIPEPLRDRMEVINVSGYVAEEKLAIAERYLVPQARVLCGLDENKAQITSDVLTVLIKQYCRESGVRNLQKQVEKVLRKSAYKIVSGEAEMVQVTPENLQDFVGKPIFTVDRMYETTPPGVVMGLAWTAMGGSTLFIETSLRRPKDKENKDGSLEVTGQLGDVMKESAKIAYTFARAFLMQKDPNNDFLISSHIHLHVPEGATPKDGPSAGCTIVTALLSLAMNCPVRQNVAMTGEVSLTGKILPVGGIKEKTIAAKRAGVTCIILPSENKKDYYDLAGFITEGLEVHFVEHYTEVFDIAFSQLDLTGG; encoded by the exons ATGGGAACTTTTGTCCAGATTCATGAAATGCAGGATCTTGGAGACAAGTTGCGTATGATAGTCATGGGACACCGAAG GATTCGTATAAACAAGCAACTAGAGGTTGAGCCTGAGGAACCtgagaacaaacaaaaaattagaaGGAAACAGAAGCGATCTAAGAAGGAGGCTGAAGAGGAGACTGGAGCAAAGGACCAAGCTATGGAGTTGGTACTAGATCCTGTAGCTGCTTCTTCAAAGGAAGTTCTCATGGTAGAAGTAGAGAATGTGGTTCATGAAGATTTTCAGATCACAGAAGAGGTTAAA GCACTTACTGCAGAAATTGTTAAAACAATCCGGGACATCATTGCCTTGAACCCCTTGTACAG agagtCTGTACTTCAGATGATGCAGGCTGGACAGCGTGTGGTAGATAACCCTATCTATCTGAGTGACATGGGTGCAGCCCTAACAGGGGCTGAGTCACACGAACTTCAAGACATCTTGGAAGAAACCAGC ATTCCCAAACGGCTTTATAAAGCTCTTTCCCTTCTGAAAAAGGAGTATGAGCTGAGCAAACTTCAGCAGCGTCTTGGAAGAGAG GTTGAGGAGAAGATCAAGCAAACACATCGCAAGTATCTTCTTCAAGAGCAGTTGAAGATCATTAAGAAAGAGCTAGGTCTGGAAAAAGAGGACAAGGATGCTATAGAAGAGAAATTCCGTGAGCGACTAAAGGAGCTGGTAGTGCCAAAACATGTCATGGATGTGATTGATGAGGAGTTGAACAAGTTGGGCTTGTTGGATAATCACTCCTCAGAATTCAA TGTTACACGAAACTATTTGGACTGGCTGACATCCATCCCATGGGGTAAGTGTAGCGAGGAGAACCTGGAGCTGGCTAGAGCCCAAGCAGTTCTGGAAGAGGATCACTATGGAATGGATGACGTCAAGAAGCGAATTCTG GAATTTATTGCAGTCAGCCAGCTGCGAGGATCCACCCAGGGGaagattttgtgtttttatgGTCCCCCTGGAGTCGGCAAAACCAGTATTGCTCGCTCCATTGCCAGAGCCCTAAACAGAGAGTACTTCCGCTTCAGTGTTGGAGGGATGACTGATGttgcagaaataaaaggacACAG GAGGACATATGTTGGAGCAATGCCAGGAAAAATCATCCAGTGTCTGAAGAAGACCAAGACAGAGAATCCACTTATACTGATTGACGAG gTAGATAAAATAGGAAGAGGCTATCAAGGGGATCCATCCTCAGCCCTTCTAGAATTATTGGATCCAGAACAGAACTCTAACTTCTTGGATCATTATCTTGATGTACCTGTGGATTTGTCAAAg GTACTTTTTATTTGTACTGCCAATGTAACAGAAACCATTCCAGAGCCACTGCGGGACAGAATGGAAGTGATCAATGTGTCAGGATATGTAGCAGAAGAGAAACTTGCTATTGCAGAG AGATACTTGGTCCCTCAAGCACGAGTTCTGTGTGGCTTGGATGAAAACAAAGCTCAAATCACATCAGATGTCCTGACTGTTCTCATCAAGCAGTACTGCAGAGAGAGTGGGGTGAGGAATCTGCAGAAACAAGTAGAAAAG GTATTGAGGAAATCTGCCTATAAAATTGTGAGTGGAGAAGCAGAGATGGTCCAAGTAACACCTGAAAACCTGCAGGATTTTGTAGGAAAGCCCATCTTCACTGTGGATCGCATGTATGAAACCACTCCCCCAGGAGTGGTGATGGGTCTGGCCTGGACAGCTATGG gagGTTCCACTCTGTTTATTGAAACATCCCTGAGGCGACCCAAAGACAAGGAAAACAAGGATGGGTCACTTGAAGTAACAGGGCAACTGGGAGATGTAATGAAAGAGAGTGCCAAAATTGCATACACATTTGCAAGAGCCTTTCTGATGCAGAAGGACCCCAACAATGATTTTCTTATATCTTCTCATATCCACTTGCATGTGCCAGAG ggaGCAACCCCGAAGGATGGACCAAGCGCAGGATGTACCATAgtaacagctctgctgtccctggccatgAATTGCCCAGTGAGGCAGAATGTAGCCATGACTGGAGAAGTGTCATTGACTggaaaaattcttcctgttgGTGGAATCAAGGAGAAGACTATTGCA GCAAAGAGGGCAGGTGTTACCTGCATCATTCTGCCATCAGAGAACAAAAAGGATTATTATGACCTTGCTGGATTCATTACAGAAGGACTGGAAGTGCATTTTGTGGAGCACTACACAGAGGTATTTGATATAGCATTTTCACAGCTGGATCTCACTGGAGGATGA
- the LOC115914138 gene encoding lon protease homolog, mitochondrial-like, with amino-acid sequence MAAARWWRLCGRWRPAVTGPALGPRGAASGPPPAAVPAPLGSAPPPRAAFSAGPRWHQRSPGGLSGGDSLEGGGEDGGGGGGGADSGGAGPVITALTPLLVPEHFPNVPLIAVTRNPVFPRFIKIIEVSCRRALGGRGRGGRCSGLVRREAGGGSAQRCGLRRGSRGGVTPGRAGVADRARRWRRRISRPLSLLWQVP; translated from the coding sequence ATGGCGGCCGCGCGCTGGTGGCGGCTGTGCGGGCGCTGGCGGCCTGCGGTCACCGGGCCCGCCCTGGGGCCACGCGGCGCCGCCTCTGGGCCCCCCCCCGCCGCCGTCCCAGCCCCGCTGggctccgcgccgccgccccgcgccgcctTCAGCGCCGGCCCGCGCTGGCACCAGCGCAGCCCTGGCGGTCTGTCGGGGGGAGACTCACTGGAAGGCGGCGGCGAGGACGGCGGCGGTGGCGGTGGCGGGGCGgacagcggcggggccgggccggtcATAACGGCGTTGACGCCGCTGCTCGTCCCGGAGCATTTCCCCAACGTCCCGCTCATCGCCGTGACGCGCAATCCCGTATTCCCGCGCTTCATCAAGATCATCGAGGTGAGCTGCCGCCGAGCCCTCGGTGGGAGGGGCCGCGGCGggaggtgctctgggctggttcGCAGAGAGGCCGGAGGCGGCTCGGCCCAGCGTTGCGGCCTCCggcgggggtcccggggtggCGTCACCCCCGGCCGTGCGGGAGTCGCCGACCGAGCCCGCCGCTGGCGGCGCCGCATCTCCAGGCCGCTCTCTTTGCTTTGGCAGGTTCCTTGA